Genomic DNA from Thermobifida alba:
GTAGTTCCCCACGACGACGGCCAGGCAGATCAGTCCGACGCCGACCGCGGTGACCAGCGGCAGCGGTGTGGTCGGCAGGGGTCGGTCGTGCCGCATGGCGCGCTGCACCCGGCGCCAGCGGACCGGCGCGTAGCCGGTGATGACCACGGCCAGCACGGCGAGCGCCAGTCCGACCGAGACCTGGGTGCTGTCGTGCCACCGCAGCGGAACCAGGTGCAGGACCGCCACCGACCCGGCCACCAGCGCCAGGGCGGTGCGGATCCAGGCCAGAAAGGTGCGTTCGTTGGCGAGGGTGAAACGGTAGTCCGGCTCCTTGCCGTCCCCGTCGTCCGCCCCGCGACCCGTACCGGAGAGCACGCCCACGAGTCCCCCCTTCCCCGGCGGCACCGTTCCAGCCACCGAATCTACGCGCCGACGTTTTTTCCTCCCAAATCGGTATTGGTCTGGGGTTTTGTCGGTTTCAACGGGAGAGGGCGCGGCCGCCTCGGGGCGTGCGGAACAAACGAGCGGGCAGAACCGCTCTACGCAGAGAGACCGTTGCCGACGCCACGATCAGGAGGGCCTGTGGCCACCATCGAACTGACCAAGGACAACTTCAACCAGACGCTCCAGGAGAACGACTTCGTCCTCATCGACTTCTGGGCCTCCTGGTGCGGGCCGTGCAAGATGTTCGCCCCGATCTTCGAACGGGCCTCGGAGAAGCACGACGACCTGGTCTTCGCCAAGGTCGACACCGAAGCCCAGCAGGAGTTGGCCGCCAGCTTCAACATCCAGTCGATCCCGACGCTGATGATCGTGCGCGACCGGACCGTGCTCTACGCCCAGCCGGGAGCCCTGCCGGAGGCCGCGCTGGAGGACCTGATCCAGCAGGCCCGCGATCTGGACATGGACGAGGTCCGCAAGCAGATCGCCCAGCAGCAGGGCAACGGCGCCGCCCAGGAGTGAGCGGCGCGGTGCCGGGGGCGGCGGGGAGCGGTCAGCGGTCGTCCCCGCCGCCCCCCGCCAGCTCGGCCGCGGCCTCGCGCTGCAGCCGCGCGGCCTCGCGCAGGAAGCCCTCGATCGTCTCCAACTGCTCGTCGGTGTAGTGCTCGTAGAGCTTCTCCAGGCGGGTGAGCAGTCCGGTGAAGGCCGACCCGACGTCCCGGTGCAGCGCGTCCGTGTCGCTGATCCGTACGACGACGCGCCTGCCGTCCTGCGGGTCCCGGTCGCGTCGGACGTAGCCGCGGCGCTGGAGGCGGTCCACCACCCCGGTGATTGACGCCGGCGCGAGCCCGGAGCGGCGCACCAGTTCTCCCGCGGTCATGGGACCGTGCCGTTCCAGCAGGTCGAGGGTCTTCCACTCGGTGGCTCCCAGGCCCAGTCGTTCGGCCAGCACGGTGTGGAACACGACCGCCGCGTTGCCCAGTTCCCGGCCTCCGGCGCTGATCCGGTCGACCAGGGCGGCCCGGTGGCCGGAGTCCCGGCGGGGGGAGGGGTCCGTTGACATGGTTCTCCTCTCGACATATATTTCGTTCGTACGAAAGAAATAAATCTGCGATGTCGATCCTA
This window encodes:
- a CDS encoding YidH family protein; protein product: MGVLSGTGRGADDGDGKEPDYRFTLANERTFLAWIRTALALVAGSVAVLHLVPLRWHDSTQVSVGLALAVLAVVITGYAPVRWRRVQRAMRHDRPLPTTPLPLVTAVGVGLICLAVVVGNYWP
- the trxA gene encoding thioredoxin, yielding MATIELTKDNFNQTLQENDFVLIDFWASWCGPCKMFAPIFERASEKHDDLVFAKVDTEAQQELAASFNIQSIPTLMIVRDRTVLYAQPGALPEAALEDLIQQARDLDMDEVRKQIAQQQGNGAAQE
- a CDS encoding MarR family winged helix-turn-helix transcriptional regulator — encoded protein: MSTDPSPRRDSGHRAALVDRISAGGRELGNAAVVFHTVLAERLGLGATEWKTLDLLERHGPMTAGELVRRSGLAPASITGVVDRLQRRGYVRRDRDPQDGRRVVVRISDTDALHRDVGSAFTGLLTRLEKLYEHYTDEQLETIEGFLREAARLQREAAAELAGGGGDDR